From Prevotella melaninogenica, the proteins below share one genomic window:
- a CDS encoding alkaline phosphatase family protein, whose amino-acid sequence MKKLLFLVAGLLITAAANAQIQRPKLVVGLVVDQMRWDYLYYYNNEYGNDGLKRLLNQGFSFENTHINYAPTVTAIGHSSVYTGSIPAFTGIAGNSFYQDDKSVYCCEDNTVKSVGSDSKEGQMSPRRMLTSTIGDELQVATDFRSKVIGVALKDRASILPAGHAADAAYWWDTSAGRFVSSTFYMDKLPQWVEDFNAKNHTDPNFDIKGSPQGVTMTFKMAEAALKNEKLGKGKETDMLTVSISSTDIIGHRFSTRGKENHEVYMQLDKDLAWFLKVLDKEVGEGNYLLFLTADHGAAHNYNYMREHRIPAGGWDYKQTVKDLNTYLQGKFGISPVMGEDNYQFYLNDSTIEAAGKKKQEIIDESVEWLKKDPQFLYVFDEEKISETTMPNWIKERMQNGYFRGRSGEIGVVTRPQFFGGKDRPDFRGTQHGQPFPYDTHIPFLLFGWNVKHGASNIETHIVDIAPTVCAMLHIQMPNGCVGKARNQF is encoded by the coding sequence ATGAAAAAACTGCTTTTTCTTGTAGCTGGATTGCTGATTACAGCAGCAGCGAATGCGCAGATACAACGACCAAAGTTGGTGGTTGGTCTTGTTGTCGACCAAATGCGTTGGGATTATCTTTACTATTACAACAATGAATATGGTAATGATGGTTTGAAAAGATTGCTCAACCAAGGCTTCTCTTTTGAGAATACACATATCAACTATGCACCAACAGTGACTGCGATTGGACATAGTTCTGTTTATACTGGTTCTATTCCTGCCTTCACAGGTATTGCTGGTAACTCTTTCTATCAAGATGATAAGAGTGTTTATTGCTGCGAGGATAATACGGTAAAGAGTGTTGGCTCCGATAGTAAAGAAGGTCAGATGAGCCCTCGTCGTATGCTTACATCTACCATCGGTGACGAACTTCAAGTTGCAACAGACTTCCGTTCAAAGGTGATTGGTGTAGCATTGAAAGACCGTGCATCAATCCTTCCTGCTGGTCATGCAGCCGATGCCGCTTACTGGTGGGACACTTCGGCAGGTCGCTTTGTATCTTCTACCTTCTATATGGATAAGCTTCCACAATGGGTTGAGGACTTTAATGCAAAGAATCACACAGACCCTAACTTTGATATCAAGGGTTCTCCACAGGGTGTTACCATGACTTTCAAAATGGCTGAGGCGGCTTTGAAGAATGAGAAACTTGGTAAAGGAAAAGAAACTGACATGCTCACTGTGAGTATCTCATCAACAGATATCATCGGACATAGATTCTCTACACGTGGAAAAGAGAATCACGAGGTTTACATGCAGTTAGATAAAGACTTGGCTTGGTTCCTTAAGGTGCTTGACAAAGAGGTGGGCGAAGGCAACTATCTGCTCTTCCTTACAGCTGACCATGGTGCTGCTCACAACTACAACTACATGCGTGAGCACCGTATTCCAGCAGGTGGATGGGATTATAAACAGACAGTAAAAGACCTCAATACCTATCTACAAGGAAAGTTTGGTATCAGTCCTGTGATGGGTGAAGACAACTACCAGTTCTACCTCAACGACTCAACTATCGAAGCAGCTGGTAAGAAGAAGCAGGAGATTATAGACGAGTCTGTAGAGTGGTTGAAGAAAGATCCACAGTTCCTCTACGTCTTTGACGAGGAGAAGATAAGCGAGACAACGATGCCAAATTGGATAAAGGAGCGTATGCAGAATGGTTATTTCCGTGGCCGTTCTGGTGAGATTGGTGTTGTAACACGCCCACAGTTCTTTGGTGGTAAGGATAGACCAGACTTCCGTGGAACTCAGCATGGACAGCCATTCCCATACGACACGCATATTCCTTTCCTACTCTTTGGATGGAACGTGAAGCATGGTGCAAGCAATATCGAGACACATATCGTTGACATTGCACCAACCGTATGTGCCATGTTACATATCCAGATGCCAAATGGTTGTGTAGGTAAGGCAAGAAATCAATTCTAA
- a CDS encoding bifunctional nuclease domain-containing protein: MSKVQLIYEGVSEIVGGPELGLLVLSDLTRTRQIAIVCDKHMEYELGLRTGEKSVTERLLPEVLCSVNPMMTSEHYEILFNSIVDGQYKALLVNKDDLTLTPIRASDAILLAHVAKLNIFMEEHLFKRQSVDSSVSQNKMALPLNALSFEMLHHALEKAIEDENYELASMLRDEMKNRAKEP; this comes from the coding sequence ATGAGTAAAGTTCAACTTATATATGAAGGTGTATCAGAGATAGTAGGAGGTCCAGAGTTAGGACTTCTCGTTCTGTCTGATCTTACACGCACAAGGCAGATTGCCATTGTGTGTGATAAACATATGGAGTATGAACTTGGCTTGCGAACAGGCGAGAAGTCTGTTACAGAAAGATTGTTGCCAGAAGTGCTTTGTAGTGTGAATCCAATGATGACAAGTGAGCACTATGAGATACTCTTTAATTCTATTGTTGATGGACAATATAAGGCTCTTTTGGTGAATAAAGATGACTTAACGCTTACCCCTATACGTGCTTCTGATGCAATCTTATTGGCACATGTGGCAAAGTTGAACATCTTTATGGAAGAGCATCTATTCAAGCGTCAGAGTGTTGATAGCAGTGTAAGTCAGAACAAGATGGCATTACCTTTAAATGCTTTAAGCTTTGAGATGTTGCATCATGCCTTGGAGAAAGCCATAGAAGATGAGAATTATGAACTTGCTTCTATGCTTAGAGATGAAATGAAGAATAGGGCAAAGGAACCTTGA
- a CDS encoding RsmE family RNA methyltransferase, with protein sequence MKEARYFYVPNAAVETELPAEEAVHAIRVLRLKEGDEMFLMDGEGCFYKAEVALVSSKKCLYTIKETLKQEPVWRGKIHLAIAPTKDMGRIEWMTEKATEVGFDEISFLDCKFSERKTLRADRIEKIVISAVKQSRKGWKPVVNPMTPFRRFIENCSNNGRKFICHCYPEISRADFFTAISQEEQPSSAEDITVLVGPEGDFSIDEVRFALEHGFESVILGNSRLRTETAGLSAVMMSQLARRV encoded by the coding sequence ATGAAAGAAGCAAGATACTTTTATGTCCCTAATGCAGCCGTAGAAACGGAGTTGCCTGCTGAGGAAGCAGTTCATGCAATACGTGTACTTCGGTTGAAAGAAGGCGATGAAATGTTCCTTATGGATGGTGAAGGCTGCTTTTATAAAGCGGAAGTAGCACTGGTATCATCGAAGAAGTGCCTTTATACTATTAAAGAAACGCTGAAACAAGAACCTGTTTGGCGTGGAAAGATTCATCTTGCTATTGCTCCAACAAAAGACATGGGGCGTATAGAATGGATGACAGAAAAGGCTACTGAAGTAGGCTTTGACGAAATCAGCTTCTTAGATTGTAAGTTCTCTGAACGTAAGACATTGCGTGCTGATCGTATAGAGAAGATTGTCATTTCTGCAGTAAAGCAAAGTCGTAAGGGTTGGAAACCTGTTGTAAATCCTATGACACCTTTTCGTCGTTTCATAGAAAATTGTTCCAACAATGGGCGGAAGTTTATCTGTCATTGTTATCCAGAGATTTCACGCGCAGACTTCTTTACTGCTATTTCACAGGAAGAACAGCCTTCTTCTGCAGAGGATATTACCGTATTGGTAGGTCCGGAAGGCGACTTCTCTATTGATGAAGTACGTTTTGCTTTGGAGCATGGTTTTGAGAGTGTTATATTGGGTAACAGCCGTTTACGTACAGAGACCGCAGGACTTAGTGCCGTTATGATGTCGCAGCTTGCACGTAGAGTGTAA
- a CDS encoding zinc ribbon domain-containing protein translates to MKCRNCNNEVSEKDKNCPYCNTPLNNNDTDNGPTLGRGMVAFIILGTIFLVAFGFYYYGQHKNDPEYTQTAIEPDSNLADNNKAKFDTIVKDTTANDSTQKQEEEQAEKVFNSIRRSHRSSRKSSSNDASSSSSDNQNSTSEPSSNEPQPIAPSVSKPRVESIETD, encoded by the coding sequence ATGAAATGTCGTAATTGTAATAATGAGGTGAGTGAGAAGGATAAGAATTGTCCTTACTGCAATACTCCATTGAATAATAATGATACAGACAACGGACCAACCTTAGGACGCGGTATGGTTGCTTTTATTATTCTTGGAACAATTTTCCTTGTTGCCTTCGGATTCTATTATTACGGTCAACATAAGAACGATCCAGAGTATACACAGACTGCTATTGAACCAGATTCAAACTTAGCAGACAACAATAAGGCTAAGTTCGACACAATTGTTAAAGATACTACAGCCAACGATTCTACCCAGAAACAGGAAGAAGAACAGGCTGAGAAGGTGTTCAACAGTATTCGTAGAAGTCATCGTTCAAGTCGCAAGAGCAGTAGCAACGACGCTTCTTCAAGCAGTTCTGACAATCAGAACAGCACCTCCGAGCCTTCTTCTAATGAGCCACAACCTATTGCTCCATCGGTTTCCAAACCACGTGTTGAATCTATTGAGACTGATTAA
- the tsaA gene encoding tRNA (N6-threonylcarbamoyladenosine(37)-N6)-methyltransferase TrmO, which translates to MKEIRPIAFFRSPLTSKFGIPRQSGLADNLVGKIVFESQYQREEALRGLEDFDYLWLIWGFSANKTTDEGKLTVRPPRLGGNERLGVFATRSPFRPNGLGLSSVRIKRIVDGVIEVVGADLMDGTPIYDVKPYISYVDSHPEARGGFTDKKEWKLLSVIIAEEYSKLFDAEELDALKEVLSQDPRPQYQHDAARVYGMPFAGKDVKFRVEGDVLEVVGID; encoded by the coding sequence ATGAAAGAGATTAGACCTATTGCTTTTTTCCGTTCTCCCTTGACGTCAAAGTTCGGTATTCCTCGGCAAAGTGGACTGGCTGACAATCTGGTGGGTAAGATTGTGTTTGAGTCTCAATACCAACGTGAGGAGGCATTGCGTGGACTGGAAGACTTTGATTATCTGTGGTTAATTTGGGGCTTTTCTGCAAATAAAACTACCGATGAGGGCAAACTGACTGTTCGCCCTCCTCGCTTAGGTGGGAATGAACGATTAGGCGTGTTTGCCACACGTTCGCCCTTTCGTCCAAATGGTCTTGGGCTGTCTTCTGTCCGTATTAAACGAATAGTGGACGGAGTGATTGAAGTTGTTGGGGCTGATTTGATGGACGGTACACCTATTTATGATGTAAAACCTTATATCTCTTACGTCGATAGTCACCCAGAGGCAAGAGGTGGTTTTACCGATAAGAAAGAGTGGAAACTATTGTCTGTTATTATTGCAGAGGAGTATTCTAAGTTGTTTGATGCAGAGGAACTGGATGCCCTAAAGGAGGTTCTTTCGCAAGATCCACGCCCACAATATCAACATGATGCAGCACGTGTTTATGGTATGCCTTTCGCTGGGAAGGATGTGAAGTTTAGGGTTGAAGGGGATGTGTTAGAGGTTGTTGGGATTGATTAG
- a CDS encoding OPT family oligopeptide transporter — protein sequence MENNQNQNIDLPENAFRELKDGEEYKPVMSPQETYREVSPWSITWGILMAVLFSAAAAYLGLKVGQVFEAAIPIAIIAIGVSSATKRKNALGENVIIQSIGACSGAVVAGGIFVMPAIYMLELEADFFNIFIAAALGGVLGILFLIPFRKYFVKDQHGKYPFPEATATTQVLVSGEKGGSQAKPLLLAGLVGGLYDFTVATFGWWNENVTSRMIGFGETIADKAKLVFKVNTGAAVLGLGYIIGLKYAFIICVGSLTVWWLIVPGMALIFPDTVLNQWDPSITTAVGQMAPEVIFKSYARSIGIGGIAMSGIIGIIKSWGIIKSAVGLAAREMKGKGSGQEEILRTQRDISFKIIAFGSIATLIITFLFFYFGVMDFNLLHAVVGILLVAIIAFLFTTVAANAIAIVGSNPVSGMTLMTLILASVVMVAVGLKGNAGMLAALLMGGVVCTALSMAGSFITDLKIGYWLGTTPKKQETWKFLGTIISAATVAGVMIVLDKTYGFNSGKLAAPQANAMAAVIKPLMSGQGAPWVLYGIGAVIALILDRCKVPALAFALGMFIPLELNIPLLVGGAVNWYVTTRSKDEAVNKARGDKGTLLASGFIAGGALMGVVSALLKFGGIEFDYSSWWENHLSELLSLVAYAALILYFILATKLNKKELADQN from the coding sequence ATGGAAAATAACCAGAATCAAAACATTGACCTTCCTGAGAATGCCTTTAGGGAGTTGAAAGATGGCGAAGAGTACAAGCCAGTCATGTCACCACAAGAGACGTATCGTGAAGTAAGCCCATGGTCTATCACTTGGGGTATTCTCATGGCAGTTCTCTTCTCTGCTGCCGCAGCTTATCTTGGTTTGAAAGTTGGACAAGTATTTGAGGCTGCTATCCCAATTGCCATTATTGCTATTGGAGTATCATCTGCCACAAAGCGTAAGAACGCATTAGGCGAGAATGTCATTATCCAAAGTATCGGAGCTTGTTCAGGTGCTGTTGTTGCGGGAGGTATCTTCGTTATGCCAGCTATCTATATGCTTGAGTTGGAAGCCGACTTCTTCAATATCTTCATTGCAGCTGCTTTAGGTGGTGTCTTGGGTATTCTCTTTTTGATTCCTTTCCGTAAATACTTCGTTAAGGATCAGCATGGTAAATATCCTTTCCCTGAAGCAACGGCTACCACACAGGTACTCGTGAGTGGCGAGAAAGGTGGAAGTCAGGCAAAACCTCTTCTCCTCGCTGGTCTTGTAGGTGGACTCTATGACTTCACAGTTGCCACTTTTGGATGGTGGAATGAGAATGTAACGAGTCGTATGATTGGCTTTGGTGAGACGATAGCAGACAAAGCTAAACTCGTCTTCAAGGTTAATACGGGCGCCGCCGTCCTCGGTCTTGGTTATATCATCGGCTTGAAATATGCCTTCATCATCTGTGTTGGTTCACTGACTGTATGGTGGCTTATCGTACCAGGTATGGCACTCATCTTCCCAGACACCGTACTGAACCAGTGGGACCCATCAATCACTACAGCCGTAGGACAGATGGCACCAGAAGTTATCTTTAAGTCATACGCTCGTTCAATCGGTATCGGTGGCATTGCTATGTCAGGTATCATTGGTATCATCAAGTCGTGGGGTATCATCAAGAGTGCGGTTGGTTTGGCTGCACGTGAGATGAAAGGTAAAGGCAGTGGACAGGAAGAAATCCTCCGCACACAGCGTGATATATCCTTTAAAATTATTGCTTTCGGAAGTATTGCCACCCTCATCATCACCTTCCTGTTCTTCTATTTTGGTGTGATGGACTTCAATCTGCTGCATGCAGTTGTGGGTATTCTTCTCGTAGCCATCATTGCCTTCCTCTTCACTACTGTTGCTGCTAATGCCATTGCAATTGTAGGAAGCAACCCTGTATCAGGTATGACATTGATGACCCTCATCCTTGCATCTGTCGTTATGGTAGCAGTTGGACTGAAGGGTAACGCTGGTATGTTGGCTGCTCTATTAATGGGTGGCGTTGTTTGTACAGCCCTTTCTATGGCAGGTTCATTCATCACCGACTTAAAGATTGGCTATTGGCTCGGCACAACTCCTAAGAAGCAGGAAACATGGAAGTTCCTCGGTACAATTATTTCTGCTGCTACTGTAGCGGGTGTGATGATTGTTTTGGATAAGACTTATGGCTTCAACTCTGGCAAGTTGGCTGCACCACAGGCAAACGCAATGGCAGCTGTTATCAAACCATTGATGAGTGGACAAGGTGCGCCTTGGGTTCTCTATGGCATTGGTGCAGTTATCGCACTCATTCTCGACCGTTGCAAGGTTCCTGCCTTAGCTTTCGCTTTGGGTATGTTCATACCTTTAGAGTTGAATATTCCTCTCTTGGTGGGTGGCGCCGTAAACTGGTATGTAACCACTCGCTCTAAAGATGAAGCAGTCAACAAGGCACGTGGCGACAAGGGAACACTCTTAGCATCAGGCTTCATTGCTGGTGGTGCGCTGATGGGTGTCGTTTCTGCCCTACTGAAGTTTGGTGGTATCGAGTTCGATTACTCATCTTGGTGGGAGAATCATCTCTCAGAACTTCTCTCACTTGTGGCTTACGCTGCTTTGATTCTCTACTTCATTCTTGCAACCAAGCTTAACAAAAAGGAGTTAGCAGACCAAAACTAA
- a CDS encoding helix-turn-helix transcriptional regulator translates to MKNIIIADNQDITQAGMAYVLSKRDNISCQVARNKSELILLLSDCPEAVVILDYTLFDISSESDLLNIGQRFPLAHLILWSEELSVDFIRSLVNASNRISVLMKDAKMAEIEQCLDYVLQGQRFLCQHATNMILAPTALVDKEIVALTKTETEILKEIALGATTREIADKRFSSFHTVNTHRKNIFRKLGVNNVHEAIRYAMRSGLVDAAEYYI, encoded by the coding sequence ATGAAGAATATTATCATCGCAGATAATCAAGATATCACACAGGCTGGAATGGCTTATGTGCTTTCTAAAAGGGATAATATATCTTGCCAAGTGGCAAGGAATAAGTCTGAGTTGATACTCCTTTTAAGCGATTGTCCCGAAGCGGTTGTGATATTAGATTATACCTTGTTTGATATTTCCAGTGAGTCTGATCTTCTGAATATCGGACAACGTTTCCCGCTTGCACATCTTATATTGTGGAGTGAGGAGTTGAGTGTCGACTTCATTCGCAGTCTTGTCAATGCAAGCAATCGGATTAGTGTGCTTATGAAGGATGCTAAGATGGCTGAAATAGAACAATGTCTTGACTATGTGTTGCAGGGTCAACGTTTCCTTTGTCAGCACGCTACTAACATGATTTTGGCCCCTACAGCGTTAGTTGATAAGGAGATTGTCGCATTGACAAAGACAGAGACTGAGATTCTTAAGGAGATTGCATTAGGTGCTACGACACGTGAGATTGCTGATAAACGTTTTTCTTCTTTCCACACGGTCAACACACACAGAAAGAACATCTTTCGTAAGTTGGGTGTGAATAATGTTCATGAAGCTATCCGTTATGCGATGCGTTCGGGATTAGTGGATGCTGCAGAATATTATATTTAA
- a CDS encoding MFS transporter: MNLKVRLALMNFLEFAVWGAYLTSMGRYLGNIGIGPEIGYFYSMQGVVSIFMPALMGIVADRWVPAQRLLGFCHLLAGLFMFATAGYGLSVGDHADFSTIFTLYSLSVAFYMPTLALSNSVAYSALSDAGMDTVKAFPPIRVFGTIGFILTMWLVDILGFQSNQNQFITSGVVSILLFLYTFTLPKCAVNKGTEQKSFVDAFGLRAFALFKEKKMAIFFIFSMLLGVSLQITNSFANPFLFSFGAQPEFVNSFGVQHANILISLSQVSETCCILLIPFFMRHYGIKNVMLIAMFAWVLRFGLFGVGNPGFPGILMFVLSMIVYGVAFDFFNISGSLFVDNSTEPALRSSAQGLFMLMTNGVGATVGTLAAQAIVNAYTHPQTVGSDTLTVGDWQSCWFIFAGYAFVVGVLFAIIFRPKKA; encoded by the coding sequence ATGAATTTGAAGGTACGTTTAGCATTGATGAACTTCTTGGAGTTCGCAGTGTGGGGAGCTTATTTGACCTCTATGGGTCGCTATCTTGGTAATATCGGTATTGGTCCTGAGATTGGCTATTTCTACTCAATGCAAGGTGTGGTGTCTATCTTTATGCCTGCTTTGATGGGTATTGTTGCTGACCGTTGGGTACCTGCTCAGCGTTTGTTGGGCTTCTGTCATCTGCTTGCAGGCTTGTTTATGTTTGCCACAGCAGGCTATGGCTTGAGCGTTGGTGACCATGCAGACTTCTCTACCATCTTCACTCTTTATTCGCTTTCTGTTGCCTTCTATATGCCAACATTGGCTCTCTCAAACTCTGTTGCTTATAGTGCTTTGAGTGATGCAGGTATGGATACAGTGAAAGCTTTCCCACCTATCCGTGTGTTCGGTACAATCGGTTTTATTCTTACCATGTGGTTGGTAGACATCTTAGGCTTCCAAAGCAATCAGAATCAGTTTATTACTTCTGGTGTGGTAAGTATCCTTCTCTTCCTTTATACCTTTACATTACCTAAGTGTGCAGTTAATAAAGGCACTGAACAGAAGAGCTTTGTGGATGCCTTTGGCTTACGTGCTTTTGCTTTATTCAAGGAGAAGAAGATGGCAATCTTCTTTATCTTCTCAATGTTATTGGGTGTAAGTCTTCAGATTACCAATAGCTTTGCCAATCCTTTCCTCTTTAGTTTTGGTGCTCAACCAGAGTTTGTAAACTCTTTCGGAGTACAGCATGCTAATATCTTGATTAGTCTTTCACAGGTTAGCGAGACTTGTTGTATCCTTCTGATTCCATTCTTTATGCGTCATTATGGTATTAAGAATGTGATGTTGATAGCTATGTTTGCATGGGTATTGCGCTTTGGCTTGTTTGGAGTTGGTAATCCAGGCTTCCCAGGTATCTTGATGTTCGTACTTTCAATGATTGTCTATGGAGTAGCCTTCGACTTCTTCAATATCTCAGGTTCACTCTTTGTTGATAATAGTACGGAGCCAGCTCTTCGTTCTTCAGCACAAGGTTTGTTTATGTTGATGACCAATGGTGTTGGTGCAACAGTAGGAACATTGGCAGCTCAAGCTATTGTAAATGCCTATACACATCCACAGACTGTGGGTTCAGATACACTGACTGTAGGTGATTGGCAGTCTTGTTGGTTCATCTTTGCAGGCTATGCCTTTGTTGTAGGTGTCTTGTTTGCTATTATCTTCCGACCAAAGAAAGCATAA
- a CDS encoding DUF3256 family protein, with translation MKKILIIICFLTCWSGVSAQSLREVWIEMPDSILPYLSKSQRTELADYVEMKAEPAVLSTFGDSVRIERMTNNYLLLKANEATRLEIKLLDNNTLALVQTWMAPAAESKLNLFNLQWQPKEAVVAYKANIVKPDSMSDEDFSDLKTLMSPRLKEYRLSADNNSLSVSWNYPLLSKKDVKRVTELLKSQVLNWTGKDFR, from the coding sequence ATGAAAAAGATATTGATAATTATATGTTTCCTTACTTGTTGGTCGGGTGTTTCTGCCCAAAGTCTGCGTGAGGTATGGATAGAAATGCCTGATAGTATACTGCCTTATTTGAGCAAGAGCCAGCGTACAGAGCTGGCTGACTATGTTGAAATGAAGGCAGAACCAGCCGTCTTGAGTACTTTCGGTGATTCTGTTCGGATTGAACGCATGACCAATAACTATCTTTTATTGAAGGCAAACGAGGCAACACGATTGGAAATCAAGCTGTTGGATAATAACACGTTGGCTTTAGTTCAGACATGGATGGCACCTGCTGCAGAAAGTAAGTTGAATCTTTTCAACCTACAATGGCAACCTAAAGAAGCAGTTGTAGCGTATAAAGCGAATATTGTAAAACCCGACTCGATGAGTGATGAAGACTTTTCTGATTTGAAGACATTGATGTCTCCTCGTCTAAAAGAATATCGATTGTCAGCAGATAACAACTCATTGTCAGTAAGTTGGAACTATCCATTGCTTTCTAAGAAGGATGTCAAGCGTGTCACAGAGTTATTAAAGTCGCAGGTACTTAACTGGACAGGAAAAGATTTTCGATAG